From the Comamonas odontotermitis genome, one window contains:
- a CDS encoding DUF349 domain-containing protein: MFPSFLSRNKTPETPEPTPAPAKAAAAPHPLDGLTGGAFSAATSGERAAKVREWLATNPGAEQLQEVFKELSARDKGAAKAIRERIEELRRAKGQEAIAAEWADKAGKLLAASKLNIADALAWQRDAAKAGAPLSKEPLASLKTQLAERVKTIEDLQHRVQVQREAAVLLAQRVEVLSTKSYKDAQAADSALAADVQHWQDQAAALESDASWSSVEARYPTMLDTSKSQLLVVWEAFQSALQQTLKAAEDTQAPLPAVPVWADELRAARGLPTEAEQAAARAAAKPAGKPAADPQEAKRAKQAVQEALKKLQEETAEGHGKGASGAAQQLRAVLKQHGKQIDAELESQVNAALIAAGELEGWQRWSADKVREELLAKAQGLLARPEGQELGGRKLQETLRQLREDWKKADQSGPTNHALWKKFDDACNAAYKHVEVWLGKVREEGAKHRAEREALIAELKAWTQAHKASTEWKAMQRDLFQFGDRWRASGHVGEKAYAELQAAWKAAHHEATAPLHTAQKTSIARREAMIAQATELAAAPHLNIDAVRELQRQWQTEAQGVPMDRRHEQKLWDAFRKPLDEAFARKTQQRERVAQQLSARDQAVLDASKALEAANHSGDAQQIQSAIEALQQALKAQREQAQVAPEAVPAPAAAPVEVSADAPPADAQAAPETEAAAAEDGADAAEAPAPAPAAPAPKPVIAQRSGDDRPGMKRDAPVVAGRGGKPGDRRDGRDGRDSRAPRGDRNERRGDDRFGRGDRFDRASREDRGPRLGDAAFRAQRDALDHAQAALRKLASQAHGQALTQMMDAWSKRDAALLPAAQELGRMPGTVRATWGQAIAAPAAGDAREALLRLEMAAEVPTPADHIDARRALQLQLLTRRNDPSPQETWQQDVAKVLQSGSDEASARRLQNALKSLLKK; the protein is encoded by the coding sequence ATGTTTCCCTCCTTCCTCTCGCGCAACAAGACGCCCGAAACTCCCGAGCCTACCCCCGCACCGGCCAAGGCTGCTGCTGCACCGCATCCGCTTGACGGCCTGACGGGTGGCGCCTTTTCGGCTGCCACATCGGGCGAGCGCGCGGCCAAAGTGCGCGAATGGCTGGCCACCAACCCGGGCGCCGAGCAGCTGCAAGAGGTCTTCAAGGAACTGTCGGCCCGCGACAAGGGCGCCGCCAAGGCCATTCGCGAGCGCATTGAAGAGCTGCGCCGTGCCAAGGGCCAGGAGGCCATTGCCGCCGAATGGGCTGACAAGGCAGGCAAGCTGCTGGCTGCATCCAAACTGAACATTGCCGACGCACTGGCCTGGCAGCGCGATGCCGCCAAGGCGGGCGCACCCCTGTCCAAGGAGCCGCTGGCGTCGCTCAAGACCCAGCTGGCCGAACGCGTCAAGACCATCGAAGACCTGCAGCACCGTGTGCAGGTGCAGCGCGAGGCGGCCGTGCTGCTGGCCCAGCGCGTCGAAGTGCTGTCCACCAAGTCGTACAAGGACGCACAGGCCGCCGACAGTGCCTTGGCAGCCGATGTGCAGCACTGGCAGGACCAGGCCGCCGCCCTGGAGAGCGATGCCAGCTGGAGCAGTGTGGAGGCGCGCTATCCCACGATGCTCGACACGTCCAAGAGCCAGTTGCTCGTGGTATGGGAGGCCTTCCAGTCCGCGCTGCAGCAAACGCTCAAGGCGGCCGAAGACACGCAGGCGCCATTGCCAGCTGTCCCCGTGTGGGCAGACGAGCTGCGTGCTGCCCGAGGACTGCCTACCGAGGCGGAACAGGCCGCAGCCCGTGCTGCTGCCAAGCCGGCAGGCAAGCCGGCTGCCGACCCGCAGGAGGCCAAGCGCGCCAAGCAGGCAGTGCAGGAGGCATTGAAAAAGCTGCAGGAAGAGACTGCCGAAGGCCATGGCAAGGGTGCATCGGGCGCCGCGCAACAGCTGCGTGCCGTGCTCAAGCAACATGGCAAGCAGATCGATGCCGAACTGGAATCGCAAGTCAACGCAGCACTGATTGCTGCAGGCGAGCTGGAAGGCTGGCAGCGCTGGAGTGCCGACAAGGTGCGCGAGGAATTGCTGGCCAAGGCCCAGGGTCTGCTCGCGCGTCCCGAAGGGCAGGAACTGGGCGGCCGAAAACTGCAGGAAACCCTGCGCCAGCTGCGCGAAGACTGGAAAAAGGCCGACCAGAGCGGACCGACCAACCATGCGCTGTGGAAGAAGTTCGACGACGCATGCAATGCGGCCTACAAGCATGTCGAGGTATGGCTCGGCAAGGTGCGCGAAGAGGGCGCCAAGCACCGCGCCGAGCGCGAGGCGCTGATTGCCGAGCTCAAGGCGTGGACGCAAGCCCACAAGGCCTCGACCGAGTGGAAGGCCATGCAGCGCGATCTATTCCAGTTTGGCGATCGCTGGCGCGCCAGCGGCCATGTGGGCGAAAAGGCCTATGCCGAGCTGCAGGCGGCCTGGAAGGCTGCGCACCACGAAGCCACTGCGCCTTTGCACACCGCGCAAAAGACCAGCATCGCCCGCCGCGAAGCCATGATTGCCCAGGCCACCGAGCTGGCTGCTGCGCCGCACCTGAACATTGACGCGGTGCGTGAGCTGCAGCGCCAATGGCAGACGGAAGCGCAGGGCGTGCCCATGGACCGCCGCCATGAACAGAAGCTCTGGGATGCCTTCCGCAAGCCGCTTGACGAAGCCTTTGCACGCAAGACCCAGCAACGCGAGCGCGTGGCTCAGCAACTGAGTGCCCGTGACCAGGCTGTTCTGGATGCCTCCAAGGCACTGGAAGCCGCCAACCACAGCGGCGACGCGCAGCAGATCCAGAGCGCCATCGAAGCTCTGCAGCAGGCGCTCAAGGCCCAGCGCGAACAGGCACAGGTTGCTCCAGAGGCCGTACCGGCTCCTGCAGCAGCACCAGTGGAGGTTTCTGCAGACGCTCCGCCTGCCGACGCCCAAGCAGCTCCAGAAACGGAGGCTGCGGCGGCAGAGGACGGTGCCGATGCTGCAGAAGCACCAGCCCCGGCGCCTGCCGCACCGGCTCCCAAGCCGGTGATCGCCCAGCGCAGCGGCGATGACCGCCCAGGCATGAAGCGCGATGCGCCCGTGGTTGCGGGCCGTGGCGGCAAGCCGGGCGACCGGCGCGACGGACGTGATGGGCGCGACAGCCGTGCCCCGCGTGGTGATCGCAATGAGCGCCGTGGTGACGACCGCTTTGGTCGTGGCGACCGTTTTGACCGTGCGTCGCGAGAAGATCGTGGCCCACGCCTGGGAGATGCCGCTTTCCGTGCGCAGCGCGATGCGCTCGACCACGCACAGGCCGCATTGCGCAAGCTGGCAAGCCAGGCCCATGGCCAGGCATTGACGCAGATGATGGATGCCTGGAGCAAGCGCGACGCTGCCTTGCTGCCGGCTGCGCAGGAGTTGGGTCGTATGCCCGGCACCGTGCGCGCCACCTGGGGCCAGGCTATCGCTGCGCCAGCTGCGGGTGATGCACGCGAAGCGCTGCTGCGCCTGGAAATGGCCGCCGAAGTGCCCACTCCGGCTGACCACATCGATGCACGCCGCGCGCTGCAATTGCAGTTGCTCACTCGCCGCAACGATCCGTCGCCGCAGGAGACCTGGCAGCAGGACGTGGCCAAGGTGCTGCAGTCAGGCAGCGACGAGGCATCTGCCCGCCGCCTGCAGAATGCGCTGAAGTCGCTCCTGAAAAAGTAA